One Ictalurus punctatus breed USDA103 chromosome 21, Coco_2.0, whole genome shotgun sequence genomic window carries:
- the tp53rk gene encoding EKC/KEOPS complex subunit TP53RK, protein MAEADGGSARSVLPYLCEAELIKQGAEARVYRIRFLGKNAIVKERFPKRYRHPVLDEKLTRRRTAQEVRSILRCRKAGIAAPVVYFVDLGSNCIFLEEITDSITVREHVAAAQASGQSVESMHPLAEKMGRILAKMHDEDVIHGDLTTSNMLLKPDRSGDLELLLIDFGLSFVSALAEDKGVDLYVLEKAFLSTHPNTETLFQKLLQSYTAASKKAPAVIKKLDEVRLRGRKRSMVG, encoded by the exons ATGGCGGAGGCGGACGGTGGGAGTGCGCGGTCTGTGTTGCCGTATCTGTGCGAGGCCGAGCTGATTAAACAGGGCGCGGAGGCGCGCGTGTACCGGATCCGGTTTTTAGGGAAGAACGCCATAGTGAAGGAACGGTTCCCCAAACGGTACCGACACCCCGTGCTGGATGAGAAGCTCACGCGCCGCCGGACGGCTCAGGAGGTCCGGTCCATCCTGCGCTGCCGAAAAGCGG GTATCGCAGCTCCGGTCGTCTACTTCGTCGATCTCGGCTCCAACTGCATTTTCCTGGAGGAGATCACTGACTCGATCACGGTGCGCGAGCACGTCGCAGCCGCTCAGGCTTCCGGACAATCCGTCGAGTCTATGCACCCCCTCGCTGAGAAAATGGGCCGGATCCTGGCTAAGATGCACGACGAGGACGTGATCCATGGAGACCTCACCACCTCCAACATGCTGCTGAAGCCAGACCGCTCCGGAGATCTCGAGCTGCTGCTCATCGACTTCGGCCTGAGCTTCGTCTCCGCTTTAGCCGAGGATAAAGGCGTCGACCTGTACGTGCTGGAGAAAGCTTTTCTCagcacacacccaaacacagaGACTCTGTTCCAGAAACTTCTGCAGAGTTACACTGCTGCGTCCAAAAAAGCTCCAGCGGTGATTAAGAAACTGGACGAGGTCAGACTCAGAGGGAGGAAACGCTCCATGGTGGGATAA
- the slc2a10 gene encoding solute carrier family 2, facilitated glucose transporter member 10 — protein sequence MGCSVVVVAAAVSTLGGLVFGYELGIISGALLQLQVQFQLRCVQQEAVVSSLLIGAILASVIGGWLIDRHGRRTSILLSNLLIIVGSLILCVSISFLMLIFGRVMVGFAMCVSSMSCCIFISEIVSPERRGLMVTLYEVGVTVGILLAYAVNYVLSGAQEGWRYMFGLAVAPSLAQLVCIWVLPSQHTPVIQLLNESSENGARTHKKAYTIVDLFQHRNNMHTRTAIGLGLVVFQQFTGQPNVLFYASTVFQSVGFESDASAVLASLGLGIVKVITTLAAMFCADKVGRRPLLIGGCSVMAVGLMIIGFLSRHSEFDMVRHCGSRLNDTVLPEIGNNATALPHDAGNFNWIVLFCMMAVVAAFSMSFGPMTWVVLSEIFPADVRGRAFAFSSCFNWAANLIVTFSFLNVIDVMGLSGTFFTYGVIAVAAVVFIYVLLPETKGKALQDIDKELCERRFPHREEFCSVLQRRRFSPGYQRVSWTSSSI from the exons ATGG GTTGCTCTGTTGTAGTTGTCGCCGCTGCTGTATCAACTCTTGGCGGTCTCGTGTTTGGCTACGAACTTGGAATCATCTCCGGCGCTCTACTGCAGCTCCAGGTCCAGTTCCAGCTGAGATGTGTCCAGCAGGAGGCCGTGGTCAGCTCCCTCCTCATTGGAGCCATTCTGGCTTCTGTTATCGGCGGCTGGCTGATCGACCGACACGGCAGGAGGACGTCCATCTTGCTCAGCAATCTTCTGATCATTGTCGGGAGCCTGATCCTGTGTGTTAGCATCTCGTTTCTGATGCTAATCTTTGGCCGTGTCATGGTGGGCTTCGCCATGTGTGTATCTTCAATGTCCTGCTGCATCTTCATCTCCGAGATCGTTTCGCCTGAACGCAGAGGTCTGATGGTCACTCTGTATGAAGTTGGTGTGACGGTCGGGATTTTACTCGCGTACGCCGTCAACTACGTCTTATCTGGAGCTCAGGAAGGATGGAGGTACATGTTCGGGTTGGCAGTTGCGCCGTCGCTTGCGCAGTTGGTTTGTATTTGGGTTCTACCATCTCAGCACACGCCGGTCATACAGCTCCTGAATGAGAGCAGTGAAAACGGAGCCCGAACACACAAGAAGGCGTACACAATCGTAGATCTGTTTCAGCACCGCAATAACATGCACACCAGGACCGCCATCGGTCTCGGGCTGGTTGTGTTCCAGCAGTTCACAGGTCAGCCCAATGTTCTCTTCTACGCCTCCACCGTCTTTCAGTCTGTGGGGTTCGAGAGCGACGCATCTGCTGTGTTGGCGTCGCTCGGCCTCGGGATCGTTAAAGTTATCACAACATTAGCAGCGATGTTCTGCGCGGATAAAGTCGGAAGGAGGCCGCTTCTGATTGGCGGATGCTCCGTCATGGCTGTCGGTTTGATGATTATAGGATTCCTGAGCAGACATTCAGAGTTTGATATGGTGAGACACTGCGGCTCTCGTTTAAACGACACCGTGTTACCTGAGATTGGAAATAACGCCACCGCACTTCCTCATGATGCAGGAAACTTTAATTGGATTGTTTTGTTCTGCATGATGGCTGTTGTCGCCGCCTTCTCCATGAGCTTTGGTCCAA tgACGTGGGTCGTGTTGAGTGAAATTTTCCCAGCAGATGTGCGAGGACGAGCATTTGCCTTCAGCAGCTGCTTTAACTGGGCAGCCAACCTGATCGTCACCTTCTCCTTCCTCAATGTCATAG aTGTGATGGGTCTTTCCGGAACGTTCTTCACGTACGGCGTGATCGCAGTAGCAGCCGTCGTTTTTATTTACGTCCTTCTACCAGAGACTAAAGGCAAAGCACTGCAGGACATCGACAAGGAGCTGTGTGAAAGACG GTTTCCTCACAGAGAAGAATTCTGCAGTGTTCTCCAGAGAAGACGTTTTTCACCCGGATATCAGAGAGTCTCCTGGACGAGTTCTTCGATATAA
- the csnk2a4 gene encoding casein kinase II subunit alpha, which translates to MSGPVPSRARVYTEVNTHRPREYWDYESHVVEWGNQDDFQLVRKLGRGKYSEVFEAVNITNNEKVVVKILKPVKKKKIKREIKILENLRGGPNIISLLDIVKDPVSRTPALVFEHVNNTDFKQLYQTLTDYDIRFYMYEILKALDYCHSMGIMHRDVKPHNVMIDHENRKLRLIDWGLAEFYHPGQEYNVRVASRYFKGPELLVDYQMYDYSLDMWSLGCMLASMIFRKEPFFHGHDNYDQLVRIAKVLGTEDLYDYIDKYNIELEPRFNDILGRHSRKRWERFVHSENQHLVSPEALDFLDKLLRYDHQARLTAREAMEHPYFYPVVKDQSRMVGSANVPALNTAVSTASLITGIAALPASTALGPLAGSPVLSAANTLSVAVPAAAGATQ; encoded by the exons ATGTCGGGTCCGGTGCCGAGCCGAGCGCGGGTTTACActgaagtgaacacacacaggccCCGGGAGTACTGGGACTACGAGTCTCATGTGGTCGAGTGGGG AAATCAGGACGATTTCCAGCTGGTGCGGAAGCTCGGACGCGGAAAATACAGTGAGGTGTTCGAGGCAGTAAACATCACCAACAACGAGAAAGTGGTGGTGAAAATACTGAAG cctgtgaagaagaagaaaataaagcgTGAGATAAAGATCCTGGAGAACCTGCGAGGAGGTCCGAACATCATCTCGCTTCTAGACATCGTCAAAGATCCGGTG TCCCGAACTCCTGCCTTGGTTTTTGAACACGTGAACAACACAGACTTtaag CAACTGTATCAGACGTTGACGGACTACGACATTCGGTTCTACATGTACGAAATCCTGAAG gCTCTTGATTACTGCCACAGTATGGGAATCATGCACCGAGACGTCAAACCGCACAACGTCATGATCGATCACGAAAACAGGAAG TTGCGTCTTATTGATTGGGGTCTGGCGGAGTTTTATCACCCGGGACAGGAGTACAACGTCCGAGTCGCCTCACGCTACTTCAAAGGACCAGAGCTTCTCGTTGACTATCAG ATGTACGATTACAGTCTGGACATGTGGAGTCTCGGCTGCATGTTGGCTAGCATGATCTTCAGGAAGGAGCCTTTCTTCCACGGCCATGACAACTACGACCAG TTGGTGAGAATAGCCAAAGTCCTCGGAACTGAAGACCTCTACGATTACATCGACAAATACAACATCGAGCTGGAACCTCGCTTCAATGACATCCTGGGAAG ACATTCCCGTAAACGATGGGAACGCTTCGTACACAGTGAGAATCAGCACCTGGTGAGTCCCGAGGCTTTGGACTTCTTGGACAAGCTGCTGCGATACGACCATCAGGCCCGCCTGACTGCGCGGGAGGCCATGGAGCATCCTTACTTCT ACCCTGTAGTGAAGGATCAGTCTCGCATGGTGGGTTCCGCTAACGTCCCAGCACTCAACACCGCTGTGAGCACCGCCAGTCTGATCACGG GGATTGCTGCTCTTCCCGCCTCCACGGCTCTGGGCCCGCTGGCCGGCTCACCCGTCCTCTCAGCCGCCAATACCCTCAGCGTTGCCGTACCCGCTGCCGCCGGAGCTACTCAGTGA